A region from the Inhella inkyongensis genome encodes:
- a CDS encoding D-alanyl-D-alanine carboxypeptidase/D-alanyl-D-alanine-endopeptidase gives MSRMPPHFSRFFALPLLLGLWLQAGLPACAQSLSPALRQALSQAQLPETALALWAAPVETGAAPWQQWRAEAPHNPASLTKLATTWAALERLGPAWRWKTPVWLDGELDSDSGVLRGNLVIQGSGDPSLVLERLWLLLRRVQQAGVREIQGDIVLDASAFAPDPAGPGDFDGEPWRAGNVRPDALLFNYKSHQLLIRPEPAKSRAWLRLDTGLPLATPQVPLRAGPCADGRGRLRANWREQPGQIAPLHLAGDWPAACGEHSWPLADPDPASYNARLIESLWREAGGRLSGKARSGSAPTERAPSFELLSPPLAELVRDINKHSNNLMAEQLWLSLALQDGARPVDAEAARSGLRQWLAQRLPTTLGGTDWRLENGSGLARGSLMSAQQLGELLRAAWASPVMPELLASLPLAGEDGTMRRDPERFGAARARAHLKTGSLRDVAAIAGYLLRPDGQRLVVVALVQHERAGSARPVLDLALREWATLAAPQSKQGPKGPCQNHAKRKVRTDC, from the coding sequence ATGTCACGCATGCCCCCCCATTTCTCTCGCTTCTTCGCCCTCCCCCTGCTGCTGGGCCTCTGGCTGCAGGCCGGGTTGCCAGCCTGCGCACAGTCGCTATCCCCCGCCCTGCGCCAGGCACTGAGTCAGGCCCAACTGCCCGAGACCGCGCTGGCGCTGTGGGCGGCCCCGGTCGAAACCGGCGCAGCGCCCTGGCAGCAATGGCGCGCTGAGGCGCCGCACAACCCGGCCTCGCTGACCAAGCTGGCCACCACCTGGGCCGCGCTGGAGCGCCTGGGGCCGGCCTGGCGCTGGAAGACCCCGGTCTGGCTGGACGGCGAACTGGACAGCGACAGCGGCGTGCTGCGCGGCAATCTGGTGATCCAGGGCAGCGGCGACCCCAGCCTGGTGCTGGAGCGCCTGTGGCTGCTGCTGCGCCGCGTGCAGCAGGCGGGCGTGCGCGAGATTCAAGGCGACATCGTGCTCGACGCCAGCGCCTTTGCCCCCGACCCGGCCGGGCCGGGCGACTTCGACGGCGAACCCTGGCGCGCCGGCAATGTGCGACCCGATGCGCTGTTGTTCAACTACAAATCGCACCAGTTGTTGATTCGCCCGGAGCCCGCCAAGAGCCGCGCCTGGCTGCGCCTGGACACCGGGCTGCCACTGGCTACGCCTCAAGTCCCCCTGCGCGCCGGCCCCTGTGCGGACGGCCGCGGCCGCCTGCGCGCCAATTGGCGAGAGCAACCGGGCCAGATCGCCCCACTGCATCTGGCCGGCGACTGGCCGGCGGCCTGTGGCGAACACAGCTGGCCCCTGGCCGACCCCGATCCAGCGAGCTACAACGCGCGCCTGATCGAGTCGCTGTGGCGCGAGGCCGGCGGCCGTCTGAGCGGCAAGGCGCGCAGCGGCAGCGCACCCACTGAGCGCGCGCCCAGCTTTGAACTGCTCTCGCCACCCTTGGCCGAATTGGTGCGCGACATCAACAAGCACAGCAACAACCTGATGGCCGAGCAGCTGTGGCTGAGCTTGGCGCTGCAGGATGGCGCGCGCCCCGTGGACGCCGAGGCCGCGCGCAGCGGCCTGCGACAGTGGCTGGCCCAGCGCCTGCCCACGACGCTGGGCGGCACGGACTGGCGCCTGGAGAACGGCTCCGGCTTGGCGCGCGGCTCACTGATGAGTGCGCAGCAACTGGGTGAGTTGTTGCGCGCCGCCTGGGCGAGCCCGGTGATGCCGGAGCTCCTGGCCTCCTTGCCGCTGGCCGGCGAGGACGGCACGATGCGCCGCGACCCCGAGCGCTTTGGCGCCGCCCGCGCCCGCGCCCATCTGAAGACGGGCTCGCTGCGCGATGTGGCCGCCATCGCCGGTTATCTGTTGCGCCCAGATGGACAGCGCCTAGTGGTCGTGGCCTTGGTGCAGCACGAGCGCGCCGGCAGCGCTCGCCCGGTGCTGGATCTGGCCCTGCGCGAGTGGGCCACCCTGGCGGCACCCCAAAGCAAACAGGGGCCCAAGGGCCCCTGTCAAAACCACGCGAAGCGCAAGGTCAGAACGGATTGTTGA
- a CDS encoding esterase, with amino-acid sequence MKFQLRSGLAAMSLAALSACGGGSTQIEPFKPTRLLAFGDEQAFLAEGGKRYGVNALKTGTTTGEVDCAGNPILAQAMATQFSLVLARCNPDNKPVTGYLLGAVGAKVADVKAQIDQHFAASGTVGPKDLITLQVGTHDLVEIYQQFPLKAEAELIELAKTRGKALADQVNRLANANGRIIILTTVDIGLTPYGQAQKAAHTDTDRAALMGRLTAAFNSAMRLGLIEDGRLIGLALADESIATIAKFPSGFGFTDVVKAACTTALPNCTTATLDAAVGTNTWLWADSLRLGPAGATSVNNLAVGRAVNNPF; translated from the coding sequence ATGAAGTTTCAATTGCGCAGTGGCTTGGCGGCCATGTCTCTGGCCGCGCTGAGCGCCTGCGGCGGGGGCAGCACCCAGATCGAACCCTTCAAGCCGACGCGGCTGCTGGCCTTTGGCGATGAGCAGGCCTTTCTGGCTGAGGGCGGCAAGCGCTATGGCGTCAACGCCCTGAAGACCGGCACCACCACCGGCGAGGTGGATTGCGCCGGCAACCCCATCCTGGCCCAGGCCATGGCCACCCAGTTCAGCTTGGTGCTGGCGCGCTGCAACCCCGATAACAAGCCGGTCACTGGGTATTTGCTGGGTGCGGTGGGCGCCAAGGTGGCCGATGTGAAGGCGCAGATCGACCAACACTTCGCAGCCTCGGGCACCGTAGGCCCCAAGGATCTGATCACGCTGCAGGTCGGTACCCATGACCTGGTGGAGATTTATCAGCAGTTCCCGCTCAAGGCAGAGGCCGAGCTGATCGAACTGGCCAAGACCCGCGGCAAGGCCCTGGCCGATCAGGTCAACCGCCTGGCCAATGCCAATGGCCGCATCATCATCCTGACCACCGTGGACATCGGCCTGACGCCCTATGGCCAGGCACAGAAGGCCGCGCACACCGACACCGACCGCGCCGCGTTGATGGGCCGCTTGACCGCGGCTTTCAACTCGGCGATGCGCCTGGGCCTGATTGAGGACGGCCGCCTGATCGGTCTGGCGCTGGCCGACGAAAGCATCGCCACCATCGCCAAGTTCCCGAGCGGTTTTGGCTTCACCGATGTGGTGAAGGCGGCCTGCACCACGGCCTTGCCCAACTGCACGACGGCCACCCTGGATGCCGCCGTGGGCACCAACACCTGGCTGTGGGCGGATAGCCTGCGCCTGGGCCCGGCCGGCGCCACCTCGGTCAACAACCTGGCGGTGGGCCGCGCGGTCAACAATCCGTTCTGA
- a CDS encoding L-threonylcarbamoyladenylate synthase, whose amino-acid sequence MKLDIQQAAQRLADGELVALPTETVYGLAARADDDVAVAKIFAAKGRPADHPLIVHVADAAAAQPFAGQWPLLAERLTTAFWPGPLTVIVPRRAGVAAGAAGGQDSIGLRCPAHPLFHELLEAAARLGVPGLAAPSANRFGRVSPTTAAHVLQEFEGRIPVLDGGACSVGIESTIVDCTRARPVLLRPGMLDATQIEALLGEPLLAPDAQAPRASGTLEAHYAPRARVRLFAAEQLAQALAQGGLPQGLAVYSRTLWTGGPWAALSAQPEAAAQSLFATLRALDDAGAAEIWVEAPPADDPRWAGVLDRLRRAAAAQA is encoded by the coding sequence TTGAAACTCGACATTCAACAGGCCGCGCAGCGCCTGGCCGATGGCGAGTTGGTGGCCCTGCCCACCGAGACCGTCTATGGCCTGGCGGCGCGCGCCGATGACGACGTGGCCGTGGCCAAGATTTTTGCCGCCAAAGGCCGCCCGGCCGACCATCCCTTGATCGTGCACGTGGCCGATGCCGCCGCAGCCCAGCCCTTTGCGGGTCAGTGGCCGCTGCTGGCCGAGCGCCTGACCACGGCCTTTTGGCCGGGGCCGCTGACCGTGATCGTGCCGCGCCGCGCGGGTGTGGCCGCCGGGGCGGCCGGCGGGCAGGACAGCATCGGGCTGCGCTGCCCGGCGCATCCGCTGTTCCATGAATTGCTGGAGGCTGCGGCGCGGCTTGGCGTGCCGGGTCTGGCCGCGCCCAGTGCCAACCGCTTTGGCCGGGTCAGCCCCACCACGGCGGCGCACGTGCTGCAGGAATTTGAGGGTCGCATCCCGGTGTTGGATGGCGGCGCCTGCAGCGTGGGTATCGAGTCCACCATCGTCGACTGCACGCGCGCCCGCCCGGTGTTGTTGCGTCCCGGCATGCTGGATGCCACCCAAATAGAAGCCCTGTTGGGCGAGCCCTTGTTGGCGCCGGACGCCCAGGCCCCGCGCGCCTCGGGCACGCTGGAGGCGCATTACGCACCGCGCGCGCGGGTGCGCCTGTTCGCGGCCGAGCAGCTGGCGCAGGCCTTGGCCCAGGGCGGCCTGCCGCAGGGCCTGGCGGTATATTCCCGCACCCTCTGGACCGGCGGCCCCTGGGCGGCGCTTTCCGCGCAGCCCGAGGCCGCGGCCCAATCGCTGTTTGCCACCCTGCGGGCGCTGGACGATGCCGGCGCCGCAGAAATTTGGGTTGAGGCCCCGCCGGCCGATGACCCCCGCTGGGCCGGCGTGCTGGATCGCCTGCGCCGTGCCGCAGCAGCCCAGGCCTGA